The Manihot esculenta cultivar AM560-2 chromosome 1, M.esculenta_v8, whole genome shotgun sequence genome has a window encoding:
- the LOC110615123 gene encoding protein REVEILLE 6 isoform X3: MVSVNPNPAQEFYFLDPMNMGLPGLNSLPPQMTSNTLSTNTTSTATNTTSASTTSAGANTVAFADDPSKKIRKPYTITKSRESWTEQEHDKFLEALQLFDRDWKKIEAFVGSKTVIQIRSHAQKYFLKVQKSGTSEHVPPPRPKRKAAHPYPQKAPKNVVTQVPGSFQSSSASLEPGYAYRSDALSVPGNPVAGGTVTTWSFNSVPAVNVSQVTKDDMRLAQQKIANNCYSSSNESTPRAWQTSEIIDRGDQGKPKRGQFVPDFAQVYSFIGSVFDPSATGHLQRLKQMDPINLETVLLLMRNLSVNLVSPEFEDHRRLLVSYDTESERVKSVSPYSNVGVDRTRDILSAPKAVRG, translated from the exons ATGGTGTCGGTGAACCCCAATCCAGCTCAGGAGTTTTACTTCCTTGATCCTATGAATATGGGACTTCCTGGTCTCAATTCTCTGCCGCCGCAGATGACTTCTAATACCCTTAGTACTAATACTACCTCCACGGCTACTAATACTACTTCGGCGTCCACGACGAGTGCGGGTGCTAATACTGTAGCGTTTGCGGACGATCCCAGTAAGAAGATCCGGAAACCGTATACTATCACCAAATCTAGAGAGAGCTGGACCGAGCAAGAGCACGACAAGTTTCTAGAAGCTCTTCAACT ATTTGATCGTGACTGGAAGAAGATTGAAGCATTTGTTGGATCAAAGACAGTCATCCAG ATACGTAGCCATGCACAGAAGTACTTTCTGAAGGTTCAAAAGAGTGGGACAAGTGAACATGTTCCTCCACCACGGCCAAAGAGAAAAGCAGCTCATCCCTACCCACAAAAGGCACCTAAAAATG TTGTCACCCAAGTGCCTGGTTCATTTCAATCTTCATCTGCTTCTTTAGAACCTGGATATGCTTACAGATCAGATGCACTGTCAGTTCCTGGAAATCCAGTAGCTGGTGGAACTGTGACAACATGGAGCTTTAATTCTGTGCCTGCAGTCAATGTGTCTCAAGTAACTAAAG ATGATATGAGATTGGCTCAGCAAAAAATTGCAAATAATTGCTATAGTAGCAGCAACGAGAGCACCCCAAGGGCTTGGCAAACTAGTGAAATAATTGACCGAGGAGATCAAGGAAAGCCAAAAAGAGGTCAGT TTGTGCCAGATTTTGCTCAAGTGTACAGCTTCATTGGCAGCGTCTTTGACCCCAGTGCCACTGGTCACCTGCAGAGATTGAAACAGATGGACCCAATAAATTTGGAAACA GTATTGCTGTTGATGAGAAACCTCTCCGTTAATTTGGTGAGTCCGGAGTTTGAGGATCAT AGAAGGTTGCTGGTCTCATATGATACTGAGAGTGAGAGGGTAAAATCTGTTAGCCCTTACAGCAATGTTGGCGTGGACAGAACTCGGGATATCCTTTCGGCTCCAAAAGCAGTGAGAGGCTGA
- the LOC110615123 gene encoding protein REVEILLE 6 isoform X4, which yields MVSVNPNPAQEFYFLDPMNMGLPGLNSLPPQMTSNTLSTNTTSTATNTTSASTTSAGANTVAFADDPSKKIRKPYTITKSRESWTEQEHDKFLEALQLFDRDWKKIEAFVGSKTVIQIRSHAQKYFLKVQKSGTSEHVPPPRPKRKAAHPYPQKAPKNVVTQVPGSFQSSSASLEPGYAYRSDALSVPGNPVAGGTVTTWSFNSVPAVNVSQVTKDDMRLAQQKIANNCYSSSNESTPRAWQTSEIIDRGDQGKPKRVVPDFAQVYSFIGSVFDPSATGHLQRLKQMDPINLETVLLLMRNLSVNLVSPEFEDHRRLLVSYDTESERVKSVSPYSNVGVDRTRDILSAPKAVRG from the exons ATGGTGTCGGTGAACCCCAATCCAGCTCAGGAGTTTTACTTCCTTGATCCTATGAATATGGGACTTCCTGGTCTCAATTCTCTGCCGCCGCAGATGACTTCTAATACCCTTAGTACTAATACTACCTCCACGGCTACTAATACTACTTCGGCGTCCACGACGAGTGCGGGTGCTAATACTGTAGCGTTTGCGGACGATCCCAGTAAGAAGATCCGGAAACCGTATACTATCACCAAATCTAGAGAGAGCTGGACCGAGCAAGAGCACGACAAGTTTCTAGAAGCTCTTCAACT ATTTGATCGTGACTGGAAGAAGATTGAAGCATTTGTTGGATCAAAGACAGTCATCCAG ATACGTAGCCATGCACAGAAGTACTTTCTGAAGGTTCAAAAGAGTGGGACAAGTGAACATGTTCCTCCACCACGGCCAAAGAGAAAAGCAGCTCATCCCTACCCACAAAAGGCACCTAAAAATG TTGTCACCCAAGTGCCTGGTTCATTTCAATCTTCATCTGCTTCTTTAGAACCTGGATATGCTTACAGATCAGATGCACTGTCAGTTCCTGGAAATCCAGTAGCTGGTGGAACTGTGACAACATGGAGCTTTAATTCTGTGCCTGCAGTCAATGTGTCTCAAGTAACTAAAG ATGATATGAGATTGGCTCAGCAAAAAATTGCAAATAATTGCTATAGTAGCAGCAACGAGAGCACCCCAAGGGCTTGGCAAACTAGTGAAATAATTGACCGAGGAGATCAAGGAAAGCCAAAAAGAG TTGTGCCAGATTTTGCTCAAGTGTACAGCTTCATTGGCAGCGTCTTTGACCCCAGTGCCACTGGTCACCTGCAGAGATTGAAACAGATGGACCCAATAAATTTGGAAACA GTATTGCTGTTGATGAGAAACCTCTCCGTTAATTTGGTGAGTCCGGAGTTTGAGGATCAT AGAAGGTTGCTGGTCTCATATGATACTGAGAGTGAGAGGGTAAAATCTGTTAGCCCTTACAGCAATGTTGGCGTGGACAGAACTCGGGATATCCTTTCGGCTCCAAAAGCAGTGAGAGGCTGA
- the LOC110615123 gene encoding protein REVEILLE 6 isoform X2 — protein MVSVNPNPAQEFYFLDPMNMGLPGLNSLPPQMTSNTLSTNTTSTATNTTSASTTSAGANTVAFADDPSKKIRKPYTITKSRESWTEQEHDKFLEALQLFDRDWKKIEAFVGSKTVIQIRSHAQKYFLKVQKSGTSEHVPPPRPKRKAAHPYPQKAPKNAAPVVTQVPGSFQSSSASLEPGYAYRSDALSVPGNPVAGGTVTTWSFNSVPAVNVSQVTKDDMRLAQQKIANNCYSSSNESTPRAWQTSEIIDRGDQGKPKRVVPDFAQVYSFIGSVFDPSATGHLQRLKQMDPINLETVLLLMRNLSVNLVSPEFEDHRRLLVSYDTESERVKSVSPYSNVGVDRTRDILSAPKAVRG, from the exons ATGGTGTCGGTGAACCCCAATCCAGCTCAGGAGTTTTACTTCCTTGATCCTATGAATATGGGACTTCCTGGTCTCAATTCTCTGCCGCCGCAGATGACTTCTAATACCCTTAGTACTAATACTACCTCCACGGCTACTAATACTACTTCGGCGTCCACGACGAGTGCGGGTGCTAATACTGTAGCGTTTGCGGACGATCCCAGTAAGAAGATCCGGAAACCGTATACTATCACCAAATCTAGAGAGAGCTGGACCGAGCAAGAGCACGACAAGTTTCTAGAAGCTCTTCAACT ATTTGATCGTGACTGGAAGAAGATTGAAGCATTTGTTGGATCAAAGACAGTCATCCAG ATACGTAGCCATGCACAGAAGTACTTTCTGAAGGTTCAAAAGAGTGGGACAAGTGAACATGTTCCTCCACCACGGCCAAAGAGAAAAGCAGCTCATCCCTACCCACAAAAGGCACCTAAAAATG CGGCTCCAGTTGTCACCCAAGTGCCTGGTTCATTTCAATCTTCATCTGCTTCTTTAGAACCTGGATATGCTTACAGATCAGATGCACTGTCAGTTCCTGGAAATCCAGTAGCTGGTGGAACTGTGACAACATGGAGCTTTAATTCTGTGCCTGCAGTCAATGTGTCTCAAGTAACTAAAG ATGATATGAGATTGGCTCAGCAAAAAATTGCAAATAATTGCTATAGTAGCAGCAACGAGAGCACCCCAAGGGCTTGGCAAACTAGTGAAATAATTGACCGAGGAGATCAAGGAAAGCCAAAAAGAG TTGTGCCAGATTTTGCTCAAGTGTACAGCTTCATTGGCAGCGTCTTTGACCCCAGTGCCACTGGTCACCTGCAGAGATTGAAACAGATGGACCCAATAAATTTGGAAACA GTATTGCTGTTGATGAGAAACCTCTCCGTTAATTTGGTGAGTCCGGAGTTTGAGGATCAT AGAAGGTTGCTGGTCTCATATGATACTGAGAGTGAGAGGGTAAAATCTGTTAGCCCTTACAGCAATGTTGGCGTGGACAGAACTCGGGATATCCTTTCGGCTCCAAAAGCAGTGAGAGGCTGA
- the LOC110615123 gene encoding protein REVEILLE 6 isoform X1 — translation MVSVNPNPAQEFYFLDPMNMGLPGLNSLPPQMTSNTLSTNTTSTATNTTSASTTSAGANTVAFADDPSKKIRKPYTITKSRESWTEQEHDKFLEALQLFDRDWKKIEAFVGSKTVIQIRSHAQKYFLKVQKSGTSEHVPPPRPKRKAAHPYPQKAPKNAAPVVTQVPGSFQSSSASLEPGYAYRSDALSVPGNPVAGGTVTTWSFNSVPAVNVSQVTKDDMRLAQQKIANNCYSSSNESTPRAWQTSEIIDRGDQGKPKRGQFVPDFAQVYSFIGSVFDPSATGHLQRLKQMDPINLETVLLLMRNLSVNLVSPEFEDHRRLLVSYDTESERVKSVSPYSNVGVDRTRDILSAPKAVRG, via the exons ATGGTGTCGGTGAACCCCAATCCAGCTCAGGAGTTTTACTTCCTTGATCCTATGAATATGGGACTTCCTGGTCTCAATTCTCTGCCGCCGCAGATGACTTCTAATACCCTTAGTACTAATACTACCTCCACGGCTACTAATACTACTTCGGCGTCCACGACGAGTGCGGGTGCTAATACTGTAGCGTTTGCGGACGATCCCAGTAAGAAGATCCGGAAACCGTATACTATCACCAAATCTAGAGAGAGCTGGACCGAGCAAGAGCACGACAAGTTTCTAGAAGCTCTTCAACT ATTTGATCGTGACTGGAAGAAGATTGAAGCATTTGTTGGATCAAAGACAGTCATCCAG ATACGTAGCCATGCACAGAAGTACTTTCTGAAGGTTCAAAAGAGTGGGACAAGTGAACATGTTCCTCCACCACGGCCAAAGAGAAAAGCAGCTCATCCCTACCCACAAAAGGCACCTAAAAATG CGGCTCCAGTTGTCACCCAAGTGCCTGGTTCATTTCAATCTTCATCTGCTTCTTTAGAACCTGGATATGCTTACAGATCAGATGCACTGTCAGTTCCTGGAAATCCAGTAGCTGGTGGAACTGTGACAACATGGAGCTTTAATTCTGTGCCTGCAGTCAATGTGTCTCAAGTAACTAAAG ATGATATGAGATTGGCTCAGCAAAAAATTGCAAATAATTGCTATAGTAGCAGCAACGAGAGCACCCCAAGGGCTTGGCAAACTAGTGAAATAATTGACCGAGGAGATCAAGGAAAGCCAAAAAGAGGTCAGT TTGTGCCAGATTTTGCTCAAGTGTACAGCTTCATTGGCAGCGTCTTTGACCCCAGTGCCACTGGTCACCTGCAGAGATTGAAACAGATGGACCCAATAAATTTGGAAACA GTATTGCTGTTGATGAGAAACCTCTCCGTTAATTTGGTGAGTCCGGAGTTTGAGGATCAT AGAAGGTTGCTGGTCTCATATGATACTGAGAGTGAGAGGGTAAAATCTGTTAGCCCTTACAGCAATGTTGGCGTGGACAGAACTCGGGATATCCTTTCGGCTCCAAAAGCAGTGAGAGGCTGA